One segment of Solanum lycopersicum chromosome 1, SLM_r2.1 DNA contains the following:
- the eIF-5A3 gene encoding eukaryotic translation initiation factor 5A-3: MSDEEHQFESKADAGASKTYPQQAGTIRKNGYIVIKGRPCKVVEVSTSKTGKHGHAKCHFVAIDIFTGKKLEDIVPSSHNCDVPHVNRTDYQLIDISEDGFVSLLTDNGNTKDDLRLPTDENLLSLIKDGFAEGKDLVVSVMSAMGEEQINALKDIGPK, encoded by the exons ATGTCTGACGAGGAGCATCAATTTGAGTCTAAGGCTGATGCCGGAGCATCAAAAACTTACCCTCAACAAGCTGGTACTATTCGTAAGAACGGTTATATCGTCATCAAAGGCCGTCCATGCAAG GTTGTGGAAGTCTCTACATCCAAAACTGGCAAGCACGGTCACGCCAAATGTCATTTCGTTGCTATTGACATCTTCACTGGGAAGAAGCTTGAGGATATTGTCCCCTCTTCACACAATTGTGAT GTGCCCCATGTTAATCGTACAGATTATCAGCTTATTGACATCTCTGAAGATGGATTT GTGAGTCTGCTTACTGACAATGGTAACACCAAGGATGACCTCAGGCTTCCTACTGATGAAAATCTGCTTTCACTG ATCAAGGACGGGTTTGCCGAGGGTAAGGACCTCGTTGTGTCTGTTATGTCAGCTATGGGTGAGGAACAGATTAATGCTTTGAAGGATATTGGCCCCAAGTGA
- the LOC101256212 gene encoding uncharacterized protein: MVKDMRSRMSLFVVSLGHGSIQEGRAAMLMGDIDISMLMVYVQHVQEEKLRDREEYKNKKAKLSLRHHRLVRLRLETESSSVGPPDRAAPKGTTSGAVGGRTRLYALNNRQEHENLPDVVTGMIRVFDLIVYALLDPGVSLSFVTPYVAMNFEIIPEQLS; this comes from the exons ATGGTTAAGGACATGAGGAGTAGGATGAGTTTGTTCGTTGTTAGCTTGGGTCATGGTTCAATCCAAGAGGGTCGGGCTGCAATGCTTATGGGAGACATAGACATTTCGATGTTGATGGTTTATGTACAACATGTACAGGAGGAAAAGTTGAGGGACAGAGAAGAGTACAAAAACAAGAAAGCCAAGCTAAGCCTGCGCCATCATCGGCTAGTGCGCCTGCGCCTAGAGACAGAG TCTTCATCAGTTGGTCCACCAGACAGGGCTGCACCCAAGGGAACTACTTCTGGTGCTGTCGGAGGAAGAACCCGCTTGTATGCTCTCAACAATCGCCAAGAACATGAGAATTTGCCAGACGTTGTCACTGGTATGATTCGAGTCTTTGACCTtattgtttatgcattattagacCCAGGAGTGAGTTTATCATTTGTAACTCCCTATGTTGCCATGAACTTTGAAATTATTCCTGAGCAACTTAGTTAA
- the LOC138340893 gene encoding uncharacterized protein, whose translation MEEAYSFTYSIHPGSTKINCNTREVYWWESTKMFIVEFVPKYSNCQQVKVEYHRPGGLAQNIQLPEWCYEVCKKGKLSPRYMRPYRLSKRVSNVANELELPKELATVHPVFHISMLKKCMGDPSLTVPTENVGIKDSLSYEEIPV comes from the exons ATGGAGGAGGCTTATAGCTTCacatattccattcatccgggttccaccAAGATAAACTGCAATACGAGagaagtatattggtgggaaaGTACGAAGATGTTCATTGTTGAATTTGTTCCAAAGTACTCGAATTGCCAGCAAGTGAAAGTAGAATACCATAGACCTGGTGGTTTGGCTCAGAACATTCAACTTCCGGAAT ggtgttatgaggtttgtaagaaggggaaacttagtccccggtaTATGCGACCTTATAGACTATCCAAGAGAGTTAGCAATGTAGCTAATGAGTTGGAACTACCAAAAGAGTTAGCAAcggttcatccggtatttcatatttctatgttgaaaaagtgcatgggtgatccttcattgactGTACCAACTGAgaatgttgggattaaggaCAGCTTATCGTATGAAGAGATTCCGGTTTAA